A genome region from Chengkuizengella sp. SCS-71B includes the following:
- a CDS encoding BMP family ABC transporter substrate-binding protein — MKKNFMLKSLILILVFSMALIGCTQESETGEKPTEEPTDEPLENEVKVGMVTDVGGVNDNSFNESAWEGLERLEEAGAQVNYIESQGEGDFEPNLNDFVNDGWDLTWGIGFLMGDAVKTIAEQNPESNFGIIDAVVDAPNVVSTVFKEHEGSFLVGVVAAMTTETNKIGFVGGMDIPVIKKFETGFVEGVKAVNPDLEVVIEYTGSFTDAGLGKASAATMYDNGVDVIFHAAGGVGDGVFGEASERSGVWVIGVDKDQSITFGNEVTLTSMMKYVDEAVYQVSRDFAEGNFEGGIRELGLAENGVGLPAENPNLSEEIMKAVNDYKEKIINGEIVVPSGI; from the coding sequence ATGAAAAAGAATTTTATGTTGAAGTCACTAATTTTGATATTAGTGTTTTCAATGGCTTTAATTGGGTGTACTCAAGAGTCAGAAACAGGTGAGAAACCAACTGAAGAACCAACAGATGAGCCACTGGAGAATGAAGTGAAAGTTGGTATGGTTACAGACGTTGGTGGAGTAAATGATAATTCATTTAACGAAAGTGCTTGGGAAGGTTTGGAACGCTTAGAAGAAGCTGGAGCTCAGGTTAACTACATAGAAAGCCAAGGCGAAGGAGATTTTGAGCCAAACTTAAATGATTTCGTTAACGACGGATGGGATTTAACTTGGGGTATTGGGTTTTTAATGGGTGATGCGGTTAAAACTATTGCTGAACAAAATCCTGAATCTAATTTTGGTATCATTGATGCAGTGGTTGATGCTCCAAATGTAGTATCTACTGTATTTAAAGAACATGAAGGTTCTTTCTTAGTAGGTGTTGTTGCTGCAATGACAACAGAAACAAACAAAATTGGTTTCGTTGGTGGAATGGACATTCCAGTAATTAAAAAGTTTGAAACTGGTTTCGTTGAAGGTGTAAAAGCTGTAAATCCTGATCTTGAAGTTGTAATTGAATATACTGGTTCATTTACAGATGCTGGTTTAGGAAAAGCATCAGCTGCTACAATGTATGACAATGGCGTTGACGTTATCTTCCATGCTGCGGGCGGTGTAGGTGACGGAGTATTTGGTGAAGCTAGTGAACGTTCTGGTGTTTGGGTAATTGGAGTAGATAAAGACCAATCCATTACTTTTGGAAATGAAGTTACATTAACTTCTATGATGAAATATGTTGATGAAGCTGTATATCAAGTATCTAGAGATTTCGCTGAAGGTAACTTCGAAGGTGGAATCAGAGAGCTTGGTTTAGCTGAAAATGGTGTTGGTTTACCAGCTGAAAATCCAAATCTTTCTGAAGAAATCATGAAAGCAGTAAATGATTATAAAGAGAAAATTATTAATGGTGAGATTGTAGTCCCTTCTGGAATTTAA